GACATGCTGCCGGCGATCGGCCCGGTGACGGGGCAATCCGGCCTCTTCGTGAACTTCGGCCACCACCACCTCGGCTTCACGATGGGTCCGGCCACCGGCCGGCTGCTCGCCGAGGTCATGACCGGCGAGACCCCGTACACCGACCCGTCCCCCTACAGCCTCGACCGCTTCTGACGGCGCCGGCCATCAGGCGACGACGCCGTCCGCCTTCAGCGACGCGCGCTCGTCCGCACCGACGCCGAAGTCGGCGAGGATCCGGTCGGTGTCCTCGCCGGTGAGCGGCGCGCGCCGGCGCACGCCGCCGGGGGTGGCCGACATCTTGACCGGCGTTCCCGCCACCGTGAGGGGGCGCGCCGCGCCGGGAACCTCGACCTCGGGGAGCATGCCGCGGGCGGCGAAATGGGGATTGGCGAAGATCTCGTCGGCGCGCAGCACCGGCCCGAACGGGATCCTGCCGCCGAAGATCTCCGTCAGCTCCGCCTTCGTGCGCGCCGAGGTGTACTCGGTGACGATCGCGTTCACCTCGTGGCGGCGGGCGACGCGGTCCGGGTTGAGGGCGTAGCGCGGATCGGCGGCGAGCTCCGGCCGGCCGATCACGGTCACGAACGGACCCCAGAACTCGTCCTTCGGAATGCCGAGGCTGACGTAGCCGTCCTTCGCCCTGAAGAGCCCGAAGGGGCACAGCAGCGGGTGGCCGTCGCCCTCAGGGCCAGGCACGTCGCCGGTCGCGGAATGCTGGTAGACGAGCCGCTCGCACACCGCGAGGACGCCGTCGACCATGGCGACGTCGACGAACTGGCCCTCCCCCGTCGCCCGCGCCCGCAGCACCGCCGAGACGATCCCGAACGCGGTGAACAGCGCCGGGATGAGGTCGCCGACGCCCGGCCCGATCTTGGTCGGCGCGCCGCCGGGGACGGGACCGGTGATGCCCATAATCCCGCCCATCGCCTGGGCGACGGGGTCGTAGGCGGGCCAGTTCGAATACGGGCTCTCCCCGCTCGCCGGATCGCCGAAGCCGCGCAGCGCCGCGACCACCAGGCGGGGGTTCTCCTCGCGCAGGGCCGCGTAGCCGGCGCCCAGCCGCTCCATCACCCCGGCACGGAAATTCTCGATGATGACGTCCGACTGCGCCGCGATGCGCTTGAAGAGCGCGATCCCCCGCGGCGACTTCAGGTCGATGACGATCGATTCCTTGTTGCGGTTGATCGAGGCGAAGTAGCCGCCGTAGCCGCCCTCCTCCATGCGGGTCTGCCCGTCCATGAACGGTCCCACGCGGCGGGTGGTCTCGCCGCCGGGCGGCTCGATCTTGATGACGCGGGCGCCCTGGTCGGCGAGGAGCATGGAGGCGAAGGGGCCGGACAGCATCTGGGTGAGGTCGATCACCGTCAGGCCTTCAAGTGCGCCGCTCATCGGGGTCCTTCTCCTGTTCCGCCGTCCATCGCATGCCGCGACACTGCCCCGGCGCCAGGGCCGGCGCCATGCCCGGGGCATGCCGGACCCGATGCGCCGCGGACCCGCCGCCCGCGGCATCAAACGACGCGGCGGCGGCGATGGCCAGCGCCGGACGCCCGATGGCCGCGAGAGGGCGAAACTATGGCCCCGGGGATCGCTGCGACCGCGCACCTGATATGCACTTTTGATGGCATACCATTTGCCTATAAAGCGTGCGTCCCGAGGGGACGAATTGACACAGTGTGCGCCTGCCGGCCGTCCGGCCGATGGGCTAGCATTGCGCGCGATCGAAGGGCGAGCCGATTGCCCGTTTTTGCGCCAGGCGCGTATTCGGGACGGCTCTAGGAGAAACAATGGCTCAGGTTCGGCTAGCAATTGATATCGGCGGTACGTTCACCGACGTCGTGCTCGACACGGGGGACGGGCGGGTCGACACCACGAAGGTGTTGACGACGCCCAAGGCACCGGAGGACGGCGCCCTCACCGGGATGATGGTGGTGCTGGACGCCGCCGGGCTGAAGCCGGGCGACGTCGACCTGATCCTGCACGGCACGACGCTCGCGACCAACGCGCTGATCGAGCGCAAGGGCGCAAGGACCGCGCTGATCGCCACGGAAGGCTTCCGCGACGTCCTCGCCATCGGCTACGAGGACCGCTACGACCAGTACGACATCGGGATCGTCAAGCCGGCCCCGCTCATTGACAAGGCGCTGCGCTTCACCGTGCCGGAGCGCGTGGCGGTCGACGGCTCGGTCCTCCTGCCGCTCGACGAGGGGGCGGTCCGCGCCCTGGTGCCGCAGATCAAGGCATCCGGCGCCGAGGCCGTCGCGGTGGCGCTGATCCACGCCTACGCGGCGCCGGCGCACGAGGAGCGCATCGGCGCGATCCTCGCCGAGGAGCTGCCGGGCGTGTCGGTCAGCCTGTCGAGCGCGGTCTCGCCTGAGGCGCGCGAGTACGAGCGCACGATGACGACCGCGGTGAACGCCTACGTTCAGCCCCTGATGGCCGGCTACCTCGGCCGGTTCGAGACACGCCTCGCCGAGGAGGGCTTCAAGGCGCCGGTGCTGCTGATGACGTCGGGCGGCGGCCTGACCACCATCGGGACCGCGCGGCAGTTCCCGGTGCGCCTCGTCGAATCCGGCCCGGCGGGCGGCGCCATCCTGGCCGCCGAAGTCGCGCGGGCCTGCGGCGAGGACAAGGTGCTGTCGTTCGACATGGGCGGCACGACGGCGAAGATCTGCCTCATCGACGCCGGCACGCCGAACACGGCGCGCGTCTTCGAGGTGGACCGGCAGTCGCGCTTCACCAAGGGCTCGGGCCTGCCGATCCGCATTCCCGTGATCGAGATGATCGAGATCGGCGCGGGCGGCGGCTCCATCGCCAAGGTGGACGCGATGAAGCGCATCGCGGTGGGTCCGCATTCCGCCGGCTCCGATCCCGGCCCGGTGGCCTACGGCCGCGGCGGCGAGCAGCCGACGGTGACGGACGGCGACCTGACGCTCGGCCGCCTCGATCCGGACGACTTCGCCGGCGGGCGCATCAAGCTCGACGCCGAGGCGAGCGCCGCGGCCATCACCAAAGCCGTCGGCGAGCCGCTCGGCCTCGCGCCGCGCCTCGCCGCCTTCGGCATCGCCGAGATCGTCGACGAGAACATGGCGAACGCCGCCCGCGTCCACGCGGTCGAGAACGGGGCGGACGTCGCGACCCGCACGCTGATCGCCTTCGGCGGCGCCGCGCCGCTCCACGCCGGCCGCCTCGCCCAGAAGCTCGGCATCGACAAGGTGATCGTGCCGGCGCACGCGGGCGTCGGCTCGGCGGTCGGCTTCCTCTACGCGCCGGTCTCCTTCGAGGTGGTACGCAGCGCCTTCGTCCCGCTCGACGGCATGGACCGCGACGCGGTCGCGCAGATGTACGCCGAGATGGACGCGGTCGTGCGCCCGGTCGTGACGGCGGCGGTCGCCGAGAGCGAGGTGAAGCCCACCCGCACGGCGTACCTGCGCTACATGGGCCAGGGTCACGAGGTCCCCGTGGAGGTGCCGGAGGACTTCGACCCGGCCAAGCTGAAGGCCGCGTTCGAGACTGCCTATACCGCCCTCTTCGGCCGCACCATCGCCAACGCCGCCATCGAGGCGATGAGCTGGTCGCTGGCGCTGGCCGCCCCGGCGAACGCCGAGCGGATGACCGAGCGGGCGAGCGGCAGGACCGAGCCGACCACCCGCACGCTGTTCGACCCGGACAGCGAGGCGACGGTGGAAGTCTCCGCCTACCCGCGCGCCGCCCTGACCGACGGCACCGAGATCACCGGCCCCGCCCTCGTCACCGAGGCCGCCACAACGACCGTGGTCCCGAAGGGCTACTCCGCCGCGCTCAACGCGGACGGCCACCTCATCCTCACCCGCCAACCCGTCGCTCAGGAGATCGCCGCGTGAGTGCTGCCGATGCCATCCGCAACCAGGTGATGTGGGATCGCCTGATCGCCGTCGTCGAGGAGCAGGCCCAGGCGCTCCTGCGCACCGCCTTCTCCACCATCGTGCGCGAGGCGGGCGACCTCTCCGCCGGCGTCTTCGACCTCGAGGGCCGCATGCTGGCTCAGGCGGTCACCGGGACGCCGGGCCACGTCAACTCCATGGCGGAGTCGGTGAAGCACTTCATCGACATCTTCCCCGTGGAGACGATGAAGGAGGGCGACCACTACATCACCAACGACCCGTGGCGCGGCACCGGCCACCTCAACGACTTCGTGGTGACGACGCCGGCCTTCCACAACGGCAGGATGGTCGGCCTCTTCTCCTGCACGAGCCACCTGATCGACATCGGCGGCATCGGTTTCGGGCCGGACGGGCACGACGTGTTCGCCGAGGGCCTCTCGATCCCGTTCCTGAAGCTCTGCGACCAGGGCACCATGAACGAGACGCTGATGGCGATGATCCGCGCCAACACGCGCCTCTCGGTGGAGACCGAGGGCGATGTCTACTCGCTGGTCGCCTGCAACGAGATCGGCGCCAAGCGGCTGTCGGAGATGATGGGCGAGTACGGGCTGACGACGCTCGACGCGCTTGCCAGCCACATCTGCGACGCCTCTCGCGCGGCGGCGCTGGAGCGGATCGCGGCGCTGCCCAAGGGCACGACGCGCAACTCGATGACCATCGACGGGCTGGACAAGCCGGTCGACCTCGTCGCCGCGCTCACGGTGGCCGAGGACGGCATCCACGTCGACTACGACGGCACGTCCGGGACGGCGAAGAAGGGCATCAACGTGCCGCTCGCCTACACCCGCGCCTACACCGCGTTCGGGCTGATGGCCGCGCTCGCCAAGGGGATCCCGAACAACGCGGGCTCGCTGTCGGTCTGGCACATCGACGCGCCG
The window above is part of the Acuticoccus sediminis genome. Proteins encoded here:
- a CDS encoding CaiB/BaiF CoA transferase family protein, with translation MSGALEGLTVIDLTQMLSGPFASMLLADQGARVIKIEPPGGETTRRVGPFMDGQTRMEEGGYGGYFASINRNKESIVIDLKSPRGIALFKRIAAQSDVIIENFRAGVMERLGAGYAALREENPRLVVAALRGFGDPASGESPYSNWPAYDPVAQAMGGIMGITGPVPGGAPTKIGPGVGDLIPALFTAFGIVSAVLRARATGEGQFVDVAMVDGVLAVCERLVYQHSATGDVPGPEGDGHPLLCPFGLFRAKDGYVSLGIPKDEFWGPFVTVIGRPELAADPRYALNPDRVARRHEVNAIVTEYTSARTKAELTEIFGGRIPFGPVLRADEIFANPHFAARGMLPEVEVPGAARPLTVAGTPVKMSATPGGVRRRAPLTGEDTDRILADFGVGADERASLKADGVVA
- a CDS encoding hydantoinase B/oxoprolinase family protein, with the translated sequence MSAADAIRNQVMWDRLIAVVEEQAQALLRTAFSTIVREAGDLSAGVFDLEGRMLAQAVTGTPGHVNSMAESVKHFIDIFPVETMKEGDHYITNDPWRGTGHLNDFVVTTPAFHNGRMVGLFSCTSHLIDIGGIGFGPDGHDVFAEGLSIPFLKLCDQGTMNETLMAMIRANTRLSVETEGDVYSLVACNEIGAKRLSEMMGEYGLTTLDALASHICDASRAAALERIAALPKGTTRNSMTIDGLDKPVDLVAALTVAEDGIHVDYDGTSGTAKKGINVPLAYTRAYTAFGLMAALAKGIPNNAGSLSVWHIDAPDGCILNAPRGLPVSSRHIIGQMLPDVMFGCLEPLIPEVVPAEGTSCLWNVTLRGQARKDNLGRHGFAVTITTNGGTGARPNNDGLSATAFPSGVKGSPVEIMEQAAPVVVWKKELRDGSGGAGKYRGGDGQVIEIENRFGQSMELLAAFDRIDHPPRGRAGGGNGACGTVALSDGRKLKGKGTQEIPAGQRLCIQTPGGGGFGKPVAGAAE
- a CDS encoding hydantoinase/oxoprolinase family protein, yielding MAQVRLAIDIGGTFTDVVLDTGDGRVDTTKVLTTPKAPEDGALTGMMVVLDAAGLKPGDVDLILHGTTLATNALIERKGARTALIATEGFRDVLAIGYEDRYDQYDIGIVKPAPLIDKALRFTVPERVAVDGSVLLPLDEGAVRALVPQIKASGAEAVAVALIHAYAAPAHEERIGAILAEELPGVSVSLSSAVSPEAREYERTMTTAVNAYVQPLMAGYLGRFETRLAEEGFKAPVLLMTSGGGLTTIGTARQFPVRLVESGPAGGAILAAEVARACGEDKVLSFDMGGTTAKICLIDAGTPNTARVFEVDRQSRFTKGSGLPIRIPVIEMIEIGAGGGSIAKVDAMKRIAVGPHSAGSDPGPVAYGRGGEQPTVTDGDLTLGRLDPDDFAGGRIKLDAEASAAAITKAVGEPLGLAPRLAAFGIAEIVDENMANAARVHAVENGADVATRTLIAFGGAAPLHAGRLAQKLGIDKVIVPAHAGVGSAVGFLYAPVSFEVVRSAFVPLDGMDRDAVAQMYAEMDAVVRPVVTAAVAESEVKPTRTAYLRYMGQGHEVPVEVPEDFDPAKLKAAFETAYTALFGRTIANAAIEAMSWSLALAAPANAERMTERASGRTEPTTRTLFDPDSEATVEVSAYPRAALTDGTEITGPALVTEAATTTVVPKGYSAALNADGHLILTRQPVAQEIAA